One Trichormus variabilis 0441 genomic window, TGGAGGAGGTAAAAATTTAGAAAACTATGTTAATCTTCCTACATCTGCGTCCGGCTTAACTCTAATTGGCCCATCAGGTATTGGAAAGACTACAAATTTCAAAAATATTCTTGAGCTTTATCCCCAAATAATTTTTCATCCTGATTATAGTGTTTACCAAATAGTTTGGCTGCGGGTAGATTGCCCTAAAACTTTAAAGGGGTTATGTATAGATACTTTTGCAGGTATCGATAAATTGTTAGGAACTAATTTATTAAAGAAATTTAACCCAGCACGCACATCTGAAGATTATCTATTGGCTCAACTTGCACAAACAGCACACACTCATCATCTAGGAGTTTTGGTGATTGATGAAATACAAAATTTAGCAACTGCAAAAAGAAATAGAGACGAAATATTAAATTTTTTAGTAAAGCTCGATAATACTATTGGAATTCCAGTTATTCGTGTAGGTACGAATGAAGCCATTAGTTTTCTTCAAGGTAATCTTAGAAATGCTAGAAGAAATACTGGAGAAGGAAGTAGAATGTGGGATAGAATGGTAAATAATGATGAATGGTGTTACTTTTTAGAAGGAATATGGGAATACCAATGGACAAAAACACCTGTTCATTTCTCGGATGAAATAAAAGAAGTTTTTTATGATGAAAGCCAGGGAATTATTGATATTGCTATAAAACTTTACAAAATGGTTCAATGGAGAGCGATTTCAATAGGTGACCAAGAAATTATTACGGTTGATCTGATTCGTCAAGTAGCTAAAGAAGGATTGTATTTAGTAAAGCCAATGCTAGATGCAATTAGGTTAGGGGACAGAGAGTGGATGATTAAATATAAGGATATTGCTCCTCTCGATATTACGGAATATCACAATAGATGTGTATCTGAGATTGATGCTAAAGATTTGACAGAGATTAAGAGATTAGCTAAAAAGCAGCAGAATCAGCAGAAAGTATCTCCGAAGCTCAATTATGTAATTAGTGAGCTGTTGAAATTGGAAGTAGAATCTGGTAAAGCAAAGGAATGTGCAGAACAAATTGTTTATAGTCATGAAGATCCAGACATTCCAATTCCATCTTTAGTTAATAAGGCATATGCTCTTGCTTTGCAAGGATGTCAAGTAAATGAGAGTCTTGCTAAAACAAGTACCAGGAAAGCTAAATTAAAGACAAAGTACCAAGAGAATGATATTCGGCGAATTGTCGAGAATGCCAAGAAAGACAAAAAATCTGCATACGAGGATTTGAAATTAGCAGGTATAATCAAAAATCCAGTTGAAGATTTTATCAATATTTAGCTTCTAAATGCTTAGTTTTTTCCCAACTCTGTATCCCGATGAACTTTTATATAGCACTTTAGCTAGATACCATATTCGGAGTGGAAATAAAAGTTTCAAGCAAACTGACTTAGAGCTATTCGGTTACAGTTCCCAACAAATATGCAAAATTACCTTAACTAATAATTTAAATTATTTAGTGAAAAACTTACCTTTACGCTCCCAGCAAAAAGTTGAGAATTTACTACAAAATCATACTTTATATTCCTTTTATGCAACTTTATTAATGCCGCAGGAGGCTTGGCTGCTGAAAAACTCAATGAGTAATAAATTCAGTGGGTCTATACTAGATTTTGCTAAAGTGGCTAATAATTCTAGTGATGATTCAAAAAAATTTTTAAAATTTTGCCCTGAATGTTTAGAGAAAGATACCCAAAAGTATGGTGAACCTTACTGGCATAGAATACATCAAGTCCCTGGCATTTTAGTTTGTCCAATTCATCGTGTTGTTTTACACAATAGCTGTATAGAAGTTGAATCGAAAGGCATACATTATCATGCTGCCAGCATAGATAATTGTTTATTAGCAAATAATGTGAAAAAATTGACAAATAAAACTGTAGAAACACTTTCAATACTGGCACATGATATTAATTGGCTAATTCATAGCAGTTTTGCCTTTCAAGGTTTGGCTTGGCTTCGCGCTCAGTACCAGCGTTACTTATTGGATAAAGGACTGCTAAAAACCTTTGCTGGTGGCAAGTTTAAGTTTAATGATTGTGGTTTTGCCCAGCTTATATTTGAGTTTTATGGTCAAGAATCCTTAGAAGCCCTCAATCCAAAGCTGACCCAAAATCAAGGTAAATATTTTTCTCACTGCTTGTTTGGATGCGACTTAAACCCAGCAATTGACCGCATAACTCATATCTTAATGATAAAATTTTTAGCAAATTCTATAGAAGAGTTCTTTCAGTCATAATCTTCATATACAAAATTTAACTAAATTAATAAAAAGCAATAATAACTAATCAAAATTATTTTTATTGATTATTATTTTAAGTATTTTCAGATTAGTGAATCAGGTAATCTAAGTAATAAGGTAGTTATTTCATACCTGGTTGTATCTGCTTAAATCTGCTATATAAAAATGATTATTGATAGTAACTTAGTTACGCAGCTTCCCTCAGAATCATCTTCAAAGCCAAGAGAGCTTTTAATGTCTCAGTTTCCATATATGGATTTAACTTTTAGCCTTACGGGTGAGACATTACCTTTCGACCACGGCTATGAATTATTTTCTGCGATCGCCCACTTTGAACCCAAACTACATACATTAGACACGTTGGGAATTCAGACCATTGCAGGTATTCCCAAGGATGGTGTAATTAATCTGACCCAAAATTCTAGGCTTCGTATTCGGATACCAGTAAATCAGGTACGTTTGGTTTATCCATTGGCGGGTAAGTCACTGAGAATTGGCAAGCATACAATTCGTTTGGGTATTCCTGACATCTGTTTGCTTCAACCTGCGGAGAAACTGCGATCGCGCATTGTGGTAATAAGAGGCTATGAAGAACCTGAAAGTTTTTTAGTCGTAGCGCAGCGTCAGCTAGAACAACTGGGTATCCAAGCAATTGCTAGCATTCCCACCAAAGCCAATGGCAAACCAATACGTAGGACTATCAAAATTAAGCGATTTACAGTCGTGGGTTTTGGATTAGAAGTTATAAATTTAAGCGATGAAGACTCACTGAGGTTGCAAATACATGGTGTAGGAGGAAAGCAAAAGATGGGTTGTGGACTCTTCATGCCTATTAAGGAAAGGCAATAGCAATTACTCGAAAGCAGATGATGAAGAGAGCAGATAACCCCAAAATTCAGCTTAATCTCGGCGATCCTAGTATGACTTTATTGCATCGTGCTGGGGTTGCAGGACTTTGGATGACGCTCAAAAAACTGGAAAAAATCTATCCAACACCTGCTGAACGTATTGGTAATTTAACTTGGTTGCTAACCCCTCACTATATCAATCTTGATTGGGAAGGACAGGATTTCACAGTTTTAGACTGGTTGCTGAAGCAATCATTTCAAATCAGCGATGAGGGTTTAATTTCCCTGACAGGGTTAGATTCTCAAAACATGGATATTCAAAATCAAATAATTATCCATCAAGGTATCACAGCCACTTTTACACAACATAATAAATTTTTTAAGTCTGCGGGTCAACAATCTAAGCAACTAATTATTGATGGTATTCAGGTTAGGGTTGATTATAAGAAAGCTGCTTCCTATGCTCATCAACATTTTGCTAAACATTTATGTGACCAGTACGGACAATTGCTAAAAGAGCCAATTGGTATCAGGGGATGGCTCTATCCAGGAGCAGTAGTTCGCCATTATGCTTTTAAAGAACAAACAGCATTTGAAGAAAAAGCAGAATATGCTCTAGCGTTGTTGTTCGCTCCTATGGCTTGTCAATATTTTGTGCTGCGATCGCACACCGAACCATCACATACAAACTATGTTTTGGTTATTCCTGAAGTAATTGATTTAGAACTTTATGCACATTTTTTGTGGTGTTTGGGTAACTTAGATTATAAACATTTTCACGTATCTAGCTTAGGAGATGCTGGATTAAAATTTCTTAATTATAAAACAACACAAATGCCTACTTCCAATTTTTTAAAACGATGTCAAATAATCTTTTTTAGTACAAAAGCTTGGTCAGAACAGCAAAAAACTCGTGCAGAAATAGCAATCATAGAATTAAATTCTTCAGTTAATTATCTTTATAAGCTTAGTTGTATTTGTTTTCCAGAATGTCAAATTGTTTTATATAAAAATCAACATTATTTGCTTCCAAGTTTAATAAAAGGAATAATCGCCAATAATCTAGCAATGGGTCGGTCTTGGTGGGCTAATTGGATTTCATTTATTAAAAATAAAAAATCATTTAAACAATTTACTGATGAGTATAAAGGAATTAATAAGATGATTCAGGACTCAGAATGGGATATAGAAGCTCAAAAGCTATTTATTCAAGCTTGTCATGAAGCATTAAGAAAAATATATGCCAAAATTTATAGCAGAACAAAAGAAGGTGAATACGCTCAAATAGAACGAGAAAATACACGCATTTTATCTCAGTTAAAACGCTGCACCAATACTGACAATTTCCGAAAATTTATTGCAGAGTTTTGGGGAAGGGCAGGGCAAATAGCAATTCTGGAAGAACATTGGATGGAATTACTTCCATTGACTACAGGGATAGGCAATTGGAAAGTGGCCAGGGACTTAACTTTTATTGCAATGGCTAGCTACCCAAAGAATAAAATAACAGAGGTAGAGGTAAAACCATCACAAATATCGGAGCTAAATACTGAATAAACTTCATATTTTTTGATTTGATTAAGAACAAAATATTAATTGTTTAGGTAATGGTGGAATGTTTCATCTGTTTGGTAATATTTTGACTAGTTATGGAACCGCCGCTAATAATCGTGGTGAAAATGAAGGTAATACCACTACGTTACAAAAATTAATTTGGAAAGGTGAAGTTCACTCTACTGTTTCATCTGAGGCAATTCGTTGGGCATTGCGATATTATTGGCAAAATGCTGGCTATCCTGTGAATAGACGTTGGGATGAAAATGCTCAACCAGTACCCGATCACATCTTGCAAGATCCTAATTTTGATGATATTCGCTTCATTGATGATGATGTCTTGGGATTTATGCAAGCGGAAGCAGCAAAAGTTGAAGCAGCAGTTGAATCCGAAGTTGAAATCCAGAACTCAACTCAAGATGAGGACAAAAAACTTTCTCAAGGTAAGGAGAAAGAAACTGCAAAACGTAAGCGTAAGGAAAAACCTAAAGGGAAAATAACTACTAGACGAGGTGTATTAGAAGTCACTCGTGCAGTTTCAACAATTCCTTATGCTGGTGATCTTACTTTCAATGCTATGAGTGGAAAGAAAGGACGAACATCTCTTTATTCTACAGAAGTTCATGCTACTCGATATCAATATGGCTTCGCATTAACACCCAATAGCCTCAAAGATAAATCTCGCATTAATGCTGTCCTCGATAGCTTAATTTCTATTGGAGAAGTGGCAGGAAATCACGCTCGTTTTCTCTATGATTTTTCTCCTGATAGCATCATATTACGGTGGACACACGATTTCTCACCTCGGTTACTTTACTGTTTTGAAGAAGATGAACTTAGAAATATATCAACACCGGATTTAGTAAGGCGGGTAGAATCTGGAGATATAGACCCTAAAGAATTATGGATAGGAGGGGCAATTTCTAGCACTCTGGAAGATTTAGGGGCAAATGTGTTTCCCGGAGTGAAGACAACAGTTGAAGCATTAAAACAGGTGATTATTGAAGATTTGCAGTTGTCGTTAAGGAGTTCATGATATGACGACAATTGCCTTAAAAGTAGAAGTTCCCATAGCTTGTTTTCGGCAGTCTCGTGCTAGGGAATATGGCGAAACTTACCCTGTACCACCACCATCGACAGTATATGGAATGTTACTATCTCTTGTTGGAGAAGTGGATAGATACAAACACTGCGGTGTGAAGCTGGCGATCGCACTTCTATCTGAACCAGAAAAGTCAACTGTTATTCGCACCTTTCACCGATTTAAGACGAAGAATATCCATGACTCTAAAAATAATAAACCTGATTATCAGGAGTTATTAACTAATATAGAATTTATAGTTTGGGTGGATGCTGGAGTAGATAAAGCTAAACCAAATTTAGTGGAACGTTTAGCAGAGGCATTGACTAACCCGGCTTCTATTAATAGGTTTGGTGGATTATGTTTAGGTGAAAGTCGGGATTTAGTGAATGATGTTACCCTTTTACCTAAAAATTACTATGCAGAATCAATGCGATGGTTAATTCGAGATGAATATGGGTTACTAACTTTACCTTACTGGGTAGACCATGTAGGTTCGCGGGGAACGCGATGGCTACGTTACGAGATTCAGAAATGTCCAGTCTTTCAACCACCTGAATTATCTTGGACTTCAGTTCAAAGTAATTAGAGGATATCTTTACTTTTGCAAGCACCTCTGCTTGGGAAATTTAAAAACTATAGAAAGTAGCCTTAATTCGTTATTCTACAAGCCTTTTAAGGATTTTATATGCTTCTAGAGTGCTTGCAATTTCCTGGAATGCTCTAAATACAAGAGTTAGGAGTGTTAAAAACTTTACTTTTGCTATGAATAGCTATTAATTTTTGCAACTTGGCTAACCTTAAAGAGTAGGTGCTTGTAAAATTGATGTAGAGCTTAGGCAAGTCAGCAAATGTGGCTATCGCTGTGCTTTAACATTAGATGTCGTTAGGCGTTGAGCAGGGGGCTGGGTCATCATATTGATCTCGCTCAGTCCGGGTGCTTTAACATTAGATGTCGTTAGGCGTTGAGCAACGATCGCAACCCTTGATTCATGAAATGCTTGGTAGCGTGCTTTAACATTAGATGTCGTTAGGCGTTGAGCAGGATTCCCAGAGGCGAATGTATTTACGGGTTATTGTCTTTGCTAGAAATATGTTGTCAGTGAAGCCAAGATTAGCCCTCTTGATTACCATCATTCCGAGAAATTTTACTGAGAATTTTTTCCC contains:
- a CDS encoding ATP-binding protein; this translates as MDRIESELVKIPNGELAVIARYIDQKLPEYNTNPLIQALPPILSAAEFIDKVAREPNFDEQERELEPHYRFHCIERLSRYFDPQNKTLELQKVICTLIMTGYLSRNLLKPEYANRSRQIYNAIGNGGGKNLENYVNLPTSASGLTLIGPSGIGKTTNFKNILELYPQIIFHPDYSVYQIVWLRVDCPKTLKGLCIDTFAGIDKLLGTNLLKKFNPARTSEDYLLAQLAQTAHTHHLGVLVIDEIQNLATAKRNRDEILNFLVKLDNTIGIPVIRVGTNEAISFLQGNLRNARRNTGEGSRMWDRMVNNDEWCYFLEGIWEYQWTKTPVHFSDEIKEVFYDESQGIIDIAIKLYKMVQWRAISIGDQEIITVDLIRQVAKEGLYLVKPMLDAIRLGDREWMIKYKDIAPLDITEYHNRCVSEIDAKDLTEIKRLAKKQQNQQKVSPKLNYVISELLKLEVESGKAKECAEQIVYSHEDPDIPIPSLVNKAYALALQGCQVNESLAKTSTRKAKLKTKYQENDIRRIVENAKKDKKSAYEDLKLAGIIKNPVEDFINI
- the cas5 gene encoding type I-MYXAN CRISPR-associated protein Cas5/Cmx5/DevS produces the protein MTTIALKVEVPIACFRQSRAREYGETYPVPPPSTVYGMLLSLVGEVDRYKHCGVKLAIALLSEPEKSTVIRTFHRFKTKNIHDSKNNKPDYQELLTNIEFIVWVDAGVDKAKPNLVERLAEALTNPASINRFGGLCLGESRDLVNDVTLLPKNYYAESMRWLIRDEYGLLTLPYWVDHVGSRGTRWLRYEIQKCPVFQPPELSWTSVQSN
- the cas6 gene encoding type I-MYXAN CRISPR-associated protein Cas6/Cmx6; translated protein: MSQFPYMDLTFSLTGETLPFDHGYELFSAIAHFEPKLHTLDTLGIQTIAGIPKDGVINLTQNSRLRIRIPVNQVRLVYPLAGKSLRIGKHTIRLGIPDICLLQPAEKLRSRIVVIRGYEEPESFLVVAQRQLEQLGIQAIASIPTKANGKPIRRTIKIKRFTVVGFGLEVINLSDEDSLRLQIHGVGGKQKMGCGLFMPIKERQ
- a CDS encoding TnsD family Tn7-like transposition protein, which translates into the protein MLSFFPTLYPDELLYSTLARYHIRSGNKSFKQTDLELFGYSSQQICKITLTNNLNYLVKNLPLRSQQKVENLLQNHTLYSFYATLLMPQEAWLLKNSMSNKFSGSILDFAKVANNSSDDSKKFLKFCPECLEKDTQKYGEPYWHRIHQVPGILVCPIHRVVLHNSCIEVESKGIHYHAASIDNCLLANNVKKLTNKTVETLSILAHDINWLIHSSFAFQGLAWLRAQYQRYLLDKGLLKTFAGGKFKFNDCGFAQLIFEFYGQESLEALNPKLTQNQGKYFSHCLFGCDLNPAIDRITHILMIKFLANSIEEFFQS
- the cas8a1 gene encoding type I-MYXAN CRISPR-associated Cas8a1/Cmx1, producing the protein MTLLHRAGVAGLWMTLKKLEKIYPTPAERIGNLTWLLTPHYINLDWEGQDFTVLDWLLKQSFQISDEGLISLTGLDSQNMDIQNQIIIHQGITATFTQHNKFFKSAGQQSKQLIIDGIQVRVDYKKAASYAHQHFAKHLCDQYGQLLKEPIGIRGWLYPGAVVRHYAFKEQTAFEEKAEYALALLFAPMACQYFVLRSHTEPSHTNYVLVIPEVIDLELYAHFLWCLGNLDYKHFHVSSLGDAGLKFLNYKTTQMPTSNFLKRCQIIFFSTKAWSEQQKTRAEIAIIELNSSVNYLYKLSCICFPECQIVLYKNQHYLLPSLIKGIIANNLAMGRSWWANWISFIKNKKSFKQFTDEYKGINKMIQDSEWDIEAQKLFIQACHEALRKIYAKIYSRTKEGEYAQIERENTRILSQLKRCTNTDNFRKFIAEFWGRAGQIAILEEHWMELLPLTTGIGNWKVARDLTFIAMASYPKNKITEVEVKPSQISELNTE
- a CDS encoding DevR family CRISPR-associated autoregulator, with translation MFHLFGNILTSYGTAANNRGENEGNTTTLQKLIWKGEVHSTVSSEAIRWALRYYWQNAGYPVNRRWDENAQPVPDHILQDPNFDDIRFIDDDVLGFMQAEAAKVEAAVESEVEIQNSTQDEDKKLSQGKEKETAKRKRKEKPKGKITTRRGVLEVTRAVSTIPYAGDLTFNAMSGKKGRTSLYSTEVHATRYQYGFALTPNSLKDKSRINAVLDSLISIGEVAGNHARFLYDFSPDSIILRWTHDFSPRLLYCFEEDELRNISTPDLVRRVESGDIDPKELWIGGAISSTLEDLGANVFPGVKTTVEALKQVIIEDLQLSLRSS